From a single Bacteroidota bacterium genomic region:
- a CDS encoding ABC transporter ATP-binding protein, protein MANGSRPLIELRDTKKVYQMGSQEVHALAGVTLHVHTNEYVAIMGPSGSGKSTMMNIVGCLDTPTGGEYYLNSQKVSEMTDNELAEIRNREIGFVFQTFNLLPRVNCLQNVELPLVYSGMRRSLRRERAAEVLHSVGLGDRMDHKPNELSGGQRQRVAVARALVNKPSIIMADEPTGNLDTKTGEEIMHLFEQLYRQGNTLLVVTHEEDIAQHARRIIRLRDGLIESDVRVDNPVLANAEMASV, encoded by the coding sequence ATGGCAAACGGATCCCGCCCCCTTATTGAGCTGCGCGACACCAAAAAGGTCTACCAGATGGGTAGCCAGGAAGTGCACGCCCTCGCCGGCGTAACGCTGCACGTTCATACCAATGAATATGTTGCCATCATGGGTCCATCCGGGTCGGGTAAATCGACGATGATGAACATTGTTGGGTGCCTTGATACACCAACAGGCGGGGAGTACTACCTGAATTCCCAGAAAGTGAGCGAGATGACAGACAATGAGCTCGCTGAAATCAGAAACCGTGAAATCGGATTTGTTTTCCAGACTTTTAACCTGTTGCCTCGCGTAAACTGCCTGCAGAATGTCGAGCTACCGCTTGTTTACTCTGGTATGCGCCGTAGCCTCCGGCGTGAGCGCGCTGCAGAAGTGTTGCACAGCGTAGGCCTGGGTGACCGCATGGACCATAAGCCCAACGAGCTATCAGGTGGACAGCGCCAGCGCGTTGCCGTCGCGCGTGCGCTGGTCAACAAGCCATCGATTATTATGGCTGACGAACCTACCGGTAACCTCGATACAAAAACGGGTGAAGAGATCATGCATCTGTTTGAGCAGCTCTACCGCCAGGGCAATACGCTATTGGTTGTTACGCATGAGGAAGATATTGCGCAGCACGCACGCCGTATTATCAGGCTGCGTGACGGGTTGATCGAAAGCGATGTACGGGTAGATAATCCTGTGTTAGCCAATGCGGAGATGGCTAGCGTCTAG